A genome region from Cervus elaphus chromosome 18, mCerEla1.1, whole genome shotgun sequence includes the following:
- the PPP1R17 gene encoding protein phosphatase 1 regulatory subunit 17 has protein sequence MMSTEQMQPLELSEDRLDKLDPRCGHLDDLSDQFIKDCDLKKKPIKGKNAQVTLNVESDQKKPRRKDTPALHVPPFIPDVLSEHLITRYDVQDMHPKGKMSPVLHNTDLEQKKPKRKDTPALHVSPFAAGVTLLREERPKVITEDDEKDGDKIAI, from the exons ATGATGTCTACTGAGCAAATGCAGCCTCTGGAGCTCTCAGAAGACAGACTGGACAAGCTAGACCCTCGCTGTGGCCACTTAG ATGATCTTTCAGACCAGTTTATTAAGGATTGTGATCTCAAAAAGAAGCCTATAAAGGGGAAAAATGCACAAGTCACCCTGAATGTTGAGTCAGACCAGAAAAAACCAAGGAGAAAAGACACACCGGCCCTGCACGTCCCGCCTTTCATACCAG ACGTCCTTTCAGAACATTTAATTACAAGATACGATGTCCAAGACATGCATCCAAAGGGCAAAATGAGTCCAGTTCTTCATAACACtgacctggaacagaaaaagccAAAGAGAAAAGACACACCTGCCCTGCACGTGTCCCCCTTTGCAGCAG GTGTGACACTGCTCCGGGAAGAGAGACCCAAAGTGATCACGGAAGATGATGAAAAAGATGGTGACAAGATAGCTATTTAA